A single window of Halobacillus naozhouensis DNA harbors:
- a CDS encoding betaine/proline/choline family ABC transporter ATP-binding protein (Members of the family are the ATP-binding subunit of ABC transporters for substrates such as betaine, L-proline or other amino acids, choline, carnitine, etc. The substrate specificity is best determined from the substrate-binding subunit, rather than this subunit, as it interacts with the permease subunit and not with substrate directly.), with translation MLKFDHVTKVYEGTNKAVDDMNLEVEKGEFVVFIGPSGCGKTTTMKMINRLIEPSNGSIYIEEENILEKDLVQLRREIGYVIQQIGLFPHMTIQENISIVPKLLKWPEEKRKSRAAELLQLVDMEPEYLNRYPHELSGGQQQRIGVLRALAADPPLILMDEPFGALDPITRDSLQEEFKKLQQSLGKTIVFVTHDMDEALKLADRIVIMRDGQLVQVGTPDEILRSPADQFVEEFIGKERLVQARPNIQTVEQIMGSDPATITEDKTLTDAIQIMKDRRVDSLLVVDDQYVLKGFIDIEMIDQNRKKATQVGEVLETELYTVNEGTLLRDTIHKILRRGMKYVPVVDQNKRLRGLVTRASLADVVYDSIWGEEDQLATTEV, from the coding sequence TTGCTTAAATTCGATCACGTAACAAAAGTGTACGAAGGTACTAATAAAGCGGTTGATGACATGAACCTTGAGGTAGAAAAAGGTGAATTCGTTGTATTTATCGGACCTAGCGGCTGCGGTAAAACGACAACAATGAAAATGATTAACCGACTAATCGAACCTTCGAATGGAAGCATTTATATTGAAGAGGAAAATATTTTAGAAAAAGATCTGGTGCAACTCAGGCGCGAGATCGGTTATGTTATTCAGCAAATCGGACTATTTCCGCATATGACGATCCAGGAAAACATTTCAATTGTACCGAAGCTGTTGAAGTGGCCAGAGGAGAAACGGAAAAGTCGGGCAGCAGAGTTGCTGCAGCTTGTTGATATGGAACCAGAATACTTAAACCGCTATCCACATGAATTAAGCGGGGGGCAGCAGCAGCGTATCGGTGTCTTACGGGCACTTGCCGCAGACCCTCCCCTTATTTTAATGGATGAGCCTTTCGGTGCTCTTGATCCGATTACGAGGGATTCCCTGCAGGAGGAATTTAAAAAGCTTCAGCAGTCACTCGGAAAAACGATCGTTTTTGTCACACACGATATGGATGAAGCTCTTAAACTGGCTGACAGAATTGTGATTATGCGTGATGGGCAGCTGGTACAAGTTGGAACCCCTGATGAAATTCTTAGAAGCCCCGCAGATCAATTTGTTGAAGAGTTTATCGGCAAAGAGCGTTTAGTACAGGCTCGACCAAATATTCAGACGGTTGAACAAATTATGGGTTCTGACCCTGCAACAATAACAGAAGACAAAACATTGACGGATGCCATTCAGATCATGAAAGATCGCAGGGTCGATTCATTGCTCGTTGTAGATGATCAATATGTGTTAAAAGGATTTATTGATATTGAAATGATTGATCAAAATCGTAAAAAGGCAACACAGGTCGGTGAGGTGTTAGAGACAGAGCTTTATACCGTGAATGAGGGAACATTACTACGCGACACCATTCACAAAATATTGAGAAGAGGCATGAAATATGTCCCTGTTGTTGATCAGAACAAGCGTCTCCGTGGACTTGTGACGAGAGCCAGCCTTGCTGATGTAGTATACGACTCTATTTGGGGCGAAGAAGATCAACTCGCCACGACAGAAGTATAG
- a CDS encoding ABC transporter permease: MDQLIEFLANNGNQLLIKTWEHFYISLLAVLLGVIVAIPLGVALTRVPKLAGFVIGTVGVVQTFPSLAILAFFIPLLGVGKVPAIAALFFYSMLPMLRNTYIGVKEVNNSLLEAGRGMGMSGWQRIRDVELPLAVPVIMAGVRVSTVYLIGWATLASFIGAGGLGDYIFNGLNLYRPDLIIAGAIPVTLLALVTDLILGRLEKRATPKGIRTA; encoded by the coding sequence ATGGATCAATTGATAGAGTTTTTGGCGAATAACGGGAATCAATTGCTCATAAAAACATGGGAACACTTTTACATTTCATTACTTGCTGTTCTCCTTGGCGTTATCGTTGCGATCCCGCTTGGAGTGGCGCTCACACGTGTGCCTAAGCTAGCAGGTTTCGTCATCGGGACAGTTGGGGTTGTTCAAACGTTCCCAAGCCTTGCGATCCTAGCTTTCTTTATCCCTCTTCTTGGGGTTGGCAAAGTTCCCGCGATTGCAGCATTGTTCTTTTATTCCATGCTGCCAATGCTAAGAAACACCTATATAGGGGTTAAAGAAGTAAATAATAGCTTATTGGAAGCAGGACGGGGAATGGGCATGAGCGGCTGGCAGCGGATCCGGGATGTGGAATTGCCGCTTGCCGTACCAGTGATTATGGCAGGAGTCAGAGTATCCACCGTTTACTTGATTGGCTGGGCAACCCTTGCATCATTTATTGGTGCAGGCGGATTAGGTGATTATATCTTTAACGGTCTGAACCTCTACCGTCCAGATCTCATTATCGCCGGGGCAATTCCTGTAACACTATTGGCCTTAGTTACGGACTTGATACTAGGACGTCTTGAAAAACGTGCGACCCCTAAAGGGATAAGAACGGCTTAG
- a CDS encoding osmoprotectant ABC transporter substrate-binding protein: protein MFKIIKKPFIALLLVTTLLSGCSLPGLSGPAEKTITIGTLGTAESAIMGNMVRLMIQHYTELQTEMVTNLGSSTVQHEAMMSGEVDITATRYTGTDLVGALGMDPITDPDKAMKIVKREFQKQFNQTWFDSYGFANSYAFTVKSELAEKKNLETVSDLESLAANLRLGVDSAWIRRPAVGYDSFIKKYGFEFGRVFPMSIGLVYKAVESGEMDVVLAYTTDGRLEAFDLVTLKDNKHLFPPYDASPVVRNEVLEKHPELRDVLQKLAGKIDTEQMRKMNHKANVKMKEPKLVAKEFLEKHNYFE from the coding sequence GTGTTCAAAATAATTAAGAAACCCTTCATTGCATTATTATTAGTTACGACACTGCTTAGCGGCTGTTCATTGCCGGGGCTAAGCGGACCTGCTGAGAAGACTATTACGATAGGAACGTTAGGTACAGCGGAATCAGCTATTATGGGCAACATGGTTCGACTCATGATTCAACACTACACTGAACTCCAAACAGAGATGGTAACCAATCTTGGGTCGTCTACGGTGCAGCACGAAGCCATGATGTCCGGAGAAGTAGATATTACGGCTACAAGATATACAGGTACAGATTTGGTCGGTGCCCTGGGAATGGATCCTATTACAGATCCGGACAAGGCTATGAAAATTGTAAAAAGAGAATTCCAGAAACAATTTAACCAAACATGGTTTGACTCCTATGGTTTCGCCAATTCATATGCATTTACAGTAAAGAGTGAGCTGGCGGAAAAGAAAAACCTGGAGACTGTTTCAGACCTGGAATCCCTTGCTGCTAATTTGCGATTAGGAGTAGACAGTGCTTGGATAAGACGGCCGGCCGTAGGATACGACTCGTTTATAAAAAAATACGGGTTTGAGTTTGGTCGTGTCTTCCCAATGTCGATTGGTTTAGTTTATAAAGCCGTAGAAAGCGGCGAAATGGATGTTGTACTGGCCTATACCACAGATGGACGTCTCGAAGCATTCGACCTTGTAACGTTGAAGGATAATAAACATCTCTTCCCCCCGTATGATGCTTCACCGGTTGTCCGTAACGAAGTTCTGGAGAAGCATCCGGAGCTGCGTGACGTTTTACAAAAGTTAGCCGGTAAGATTGATACGGAACAGATGAGAAAGATGAATCATAAAGCCAACGTAAAAATGAAAGAACCAAAACTTGTAGCCAAAGAGTTTTTAGAAAAACATAATTACTTCGAATAA
- a CDS encoding ABC transporter permease — METLMDLGLYYSQNMGYVWEQFFRHFLMSAYGVLFAAMVAIPVGIIIARHARLSAWVISFTNIIQTVPALAMLAVLMLAMGLGANTVVFALFLYSLLPILRNTYTGIRSVDRALIESGHGMGMTKFQLLRMVELPLALSVIMAGLRTALVIAIGIATIGTFIGAGGLGDIIIRGTNATNGAAIILAGAIPTAVMAVVADVVMGWFEKLLSPVNGKKTNNMEKTA; from the coding sequence TTGGAAACACTTATGGATTTAGGACTGTACTATTCGCAAAATATGGGATATGTGTGGGAACAATTTTTCCGGCACTTTCTAATGTCTGCCTACGGTGTTTTATTTGCAGCCATGGTTGCTATTCCTGTAGGGATTATCATTGCCCGTCATGCTAGATTAAGTGCCTGGGTGATTTCATTTACGAACATTATCCAAACTGTTCCAGCCCTGGCTATGCTGGCTGTTCTCATGCTGGCTATGGGACTGGGAGCCAATACAGTTGTCTTTGCGTTATTCCTCTATTCCCTTTTACCGATTCTTAGAAACACATACACAGGTATTCGCAGTGTAGATCGGGCGCTGATCGAATCCGGGCACGGTATGGGAATGACGAAGTTTCAACTGTTAAGAATGGTAGAATTACCACTCGCGCTGTCCGTTATCATGGCAGGACTGAGAACTGCCTTGGTTATTGCCATCGGTATTGCCACGATCGGCACGTTTATCGGGGCAGGTGGATTAGGAGATATTATCATCCGTGGTACAAATGCGACAAACGGCGCAGCTATTATTCTAGCTGGGGCTATTCCAACAGCCGTAATGGCGGTTGTTGCCGACGTCGTCATGGGCTGGTTTGAGAAGCTGCTCTCACCAGTCAATGGAAAAAAGACGAATAATATGGAAAAAACAGCTTAA
- a CDS encoding CocE/NonD family hydrolase, whose product MQILVEKNVPCTMRDGTVLYSDIYRPHEEGEFPVLLTRLPYSKDLPFYSHRYLDTNRLVENGYIVIIQDVRGRFQSEGEFEPFIYEAQDGYDTVEWAASLPYSIGKVGMFGLSYYGFTQLLAATERPPSLHAIFPAQTLSDQRKGNFYYDGAYGLGLSETWVLESIAPDLIKRKYNDPEAYNAAMSKWAKCVDHIEKWYLHAPIKNWPPLKELGVAKYFFEQVERDLNDDDWDKSSIANQYNQINVPAYHLGGWYDSLLGSTIDNYIEMKAKADGLKVGEQQRLMIGPWAHGDFGSLIGDKKFGIHASEDWIDYKENLTDLHVRWFDHWLKGKDTQITAEAPVKIFVMGINQWRDEQEWPLSRTNYVPYYFHSKGAANSRSGDGYLSTIKPDEEPSDHFVYDPENPVPSNGGGTLHDGVNTTGPRDQRNIEDRSDVLVYTSAALKESVEVTGPVKVKLWASTDAKDTDFTAKLVDVLPDGTAYNLTDGIIRARYRNGYEPEAELNGEIVQYEIDLWATSNVFLTDHRIRIEISSSNFPRFDVNLNTGQTMLNSSECNPADQVVYHRKQYPSHVLLPIIPAGK is encoded by the coding sequence ATGCAAATTCTAGTAGAAAAAAATGTCCCCTGCACAATGCGGGATGGCACAGTGTTATATTCTGATATATACCGCCCTCATGAGGAAGGGGAATTTCCTGTATTACTGACTCGCCTCCCCTACAGTAAAGATTTACCTTTCTACTCCCACCGTTACCTTGATACAAACCGGCTTGTGGAGAATGGTTACATTGTCATTATTCAAGATGTGAGAGGGCGCTTTCAATCTGAAGGGGAATTTGAACCGTTTATTTACGAAGCACAGGATGGGTACGACACGGTTGAGTGGGCAGCATCATTACCTTACTCAATAGGAAAAGTGGGCATGTTCGGTCTTTCCTACTATGGTTTCACACAACTATTAGCTGCAACTGAACGCCCTCCTAGCTTACACGCCATTTTTCCGGCTCAAACGTTAAGTGACCAAAGGAAAGGAAACTTTTACTATGATGGTGCTTACGGATTGGGACTATCAGAAACCTGGGTACTCGAGTCCATCGCACCTGATCTTATAAAAAGAAAATATAATGATCCAGAAGCGTATAACGCGGCAATGAGCAAGTGGGCTAAGTGTGTAGATCATATCGAAAAGTGGTACCTTCATGCACCAATTAAAAATTGGCCGCCCCTAAAAGAGCTTGGGGTTGCGAAATATTTCTTCGAACAAGTAGAGCGCGATTTGAATGATGATGACTGGGACAAATCAAGCATCGCCAACCAATATAATCAAATAAATGTCCCTGCCTATCACCTTGGCGGATGGTATGATAGTCTGCTAGGATCCACAATAGATAATTATATTGAAATGAAAGCAAAAGCGGATGGTCTGAAAGTGGGGGAACAGCAAAGATTAATGATTGGGCCCTGGGCTCATGGGGATTTCGGCTCTTTGATTGGGGATAAGAAATTTGGAATCCACGCCTCAGAGGATTGGATCGACTATAAGGAAAACCTAACCGATCTTCATGTCCGCTGGTTTGATCATTGGCTAAAGGGTAAAGATACACAGATCACTGCAGAAGCACCGGTTAAAATTTTTGTCATGGGGATCAATCAGTGGCGTGATGAGCAGGAATGGCCGCTCTCACGCACAAACTACGTTCCCTACTATTTCCACAGCAAAGGAGCAGCTAACTCACGTTCTGGGGACGGATACCTCTCCACCATAAAACCAGATGAGGAACCGTCGGACCACTTTGTCTATGATCCAGAAAATCCTGTCCCATCAAATGGTGGAGGTACATTGCATGATGGAGTGAACACGACGGGGCCGCGGGACCAGAGAAACATTGAAGATCGAAGTGATGTCTTAGTCTATACATCAGCGGCCCTTAAAGAATCAGTTGAAGTTACAGGCCCTGTCAAAGTCAAACTTTGGGCATCAACAGACGCAAAAGATACCGATTTTACCGCCAAGTTAGTAGATGTGTTGCCTGATGGTACAGCTTACAATTTAACCGATGGTATTATTCGTGCAAGATATCGAAATGGCTATGAACCAGAGGCAGAGTTAAACGGTGAGATCGTACAATATGAAATAGATTTATGGGCAACGAGTAACGTATTTCTTACTGACCATCGAATAAGGATTGAGATTTCCTCCAGTAATTTTCCGCGCTTTGATGTCAATCTAAATACTGGGCAGACCATGTTGAACAGCAGTGAATGTAACCCTGCGGATCAAGTGGTTTATCACAGGAAACAATACCCTTCTCACGTCCTCCTGCCAATCATTCCAGCGGGAAAATAG
- a CDS encoding DNA-3-methyladenine glycosylase family protein produces the protein MHNGHYLIIPTASDFSFKECLVYLNRSPQEVLHKAEGESIIKLLMVNKSLVLLKMRSTEKSLIVEFPFGKPGERECDLIPVYISEWFDLKRDMADFYKMAQGDSILKNLVSNHPGLRIVGIQDLFEALTWAVIGQQINLTFAYTLKRRFVENFGERLEYQGEDYWLYPHSEKIASLQVSDLRKLQFTTRKAEYVIGIAKAIVSREITKEELLQLDYHKMKSRLMKLRGVGVWTAEYVMLRCLLQPQAFPAADIGIHHALRKQLGLDRKPTTNYVEELSERWGDWRAYAAFHLWRSQY, from the coding sequence ATGCACAATGGCCATTACCTTATAATACCCACCGCATCTGACTTTAGCTTTAAAGAATGTTTAGTTTACCTCAACCGCTCTCCTCAGGAAGTTTTACATAAAGCTGAAGGAGAATCGATTATAAAGCTTCTCATGGTGAACAAGTCTCTAGTCCTACTTAAGATGAGAAGTACAGAAAAGTCTTTAATTGTTGAGTTTCCTTTTGGGAAGCCGGGAGAGAGAGAATGTGACCTGATCCCCGTGTATATTAGTGAATGGTTTGATCTTAAGAGAGATATGGCTGACTTTTATAAAATGGCACAAGGTGATTCCATTTTAAAGAACCTTGTATCAAATCACCCTGGGTTAAGAATTGTGGGAATTCAGGATCTGTTTGAAGCGTTAACCTGGGCAGTCATCGGGCAGCAAATCAACCTCACTTTTGCCTATACATTAAAGAGGAGATTTGTAGAGAATTTTGGTGAAAGATTGGAGTATCAAGGTGAGGACTATTGGTTATACCCTCATAGTGAGAAAATTGCCTCGCTACAAGTAAGTGACTTGAGAAAACTGCAATTCACAACACGAAAGGCGGAGTATGTCATAGGGATAGCCAAGGCGATAGTTTCCCGGGAAATAACGAAAGAGGAACTCTTACAACTGGATTATCACAAGATGAAAAGCAGATTAATGAAGCTAAGAGGTGTAGGAGTATGGACCGCCGAATATGTAATGCTGCGATGCCTGCTTCAACCTCAAGCTTTTCCTGCAGCAGACATTGGAATTCATCATGCCCTGAGAAAGCAGCTTGGATTGGATCGTAAACCCACAACTAACTATGTTGAGGAGTTGTCAGAGCGGTGGGGAGACTGGCGAGCATATGCAGCATTTCACTTGTGGAGGTCTCAATATTAA
- a CDS encoding cupredoxin domain-containing protein, with protein MKILFITKRKIGVFVGILVAMALAFFIGTSLWGSEAVPTLSKPASADTRIIHLVTGEFKSKTADGEEIEAYRWDPGTIYVSEGEPFRLNIYGVSGKEHPFRIEGTDVKGVVQKGKETIVDLKFDEEGVYKLICTTHSDIQSNGPMIAYIVVD; from the coding sequence GTGAAAATTTTATTTATTACTAAAAGGAAAATTGGAGTGTTTGTCGGTATACTGGTGGCGATGGCGCTTGCATTTTTCATTGGAACTTCGTTATGGGGGAGTGAGGCTGTCCCTACCCTTTCCAAACCGGCAAGTGCAGACACACGAATTATTCATCTCGTGACAGGGGAGTTCAAGTCAAAAACTGCTGATGGGGAAGAAATCGAAGCATACCGTTGGGACCCGGGAACGATCTATGTGTCAGAAGGGGAACCATTCAGATTGAATATTTATGGTGTGAGTGGGAAGGAACATCCTTTTCGAATTGAGGGTACAGATGTTAAAGGGGTAGTCCAGAAAGGGAAAGAAACGATCGTTGATTTAAAGTTTGATGAAGAAGGCGTATACAAGCTTATTTGCACCACTCACTCAGATATTCAGTCTAATGGACCAATGATAGCCTACATCGTTGTTGATTAA
- a CDS encoding ATP-grasp domain-containing protein yields MENKIYVLHENDEWTEHLTKRLKELQLPFELWYLDQGNIDLSNEPPEGIFYNRISASSHTRDHRFAPEFTEAVLAWLERHDRTVINGSRALRLEVSKVNQYMALNGTGITSPKTIAAVGKDQIIEAAQKLDLVPFITKHNRAGKGQGVQLFHSIEALKEYVYGDSFEDPVDGVTLIQQYVEAPEPYIVRHEFVGGKFLYAVKVDTSEGFELCPADACTIDDMYCPTGKQETGGAKFEILESYHHPILEQYEEFLQINDIQVAGIEAIQDQSGQLYTYDVNTNTNYNSDAEAKADVYGMLALAKYLGEQLHTIQKV; encoded by the coding sequence GTGGAAAATAAAATTTATGTATTGCACGAAAACGATGAATGGACGGAACATTTAACGAAGCGATTAAAAGAATTGCAGTTACCTTTTGAGCTATGGTATCTGGACCAAGGAAATATTGACTTATCTAACGAGCCTCCAGAAGGTATTTTTTACAACCGTATAAGTGCATCTTCTCATACGAGGGACCATCGCTTTGCTCCTGAATTCACGGAAGCAGTTCTGGCATGGCTTGAGCGACATGATCGGACCGTTATCAATGGTAGTAGAGCTCTACGCCTTGAGGTAAGCAAAGTGAACCAGTATATGGCTTTGAATGGTACTGGTATCACATCACCGAAAACGATCGCAGCTGTTGGCAAGGATCAGATTATTGAAGCAGCCCAAAAGCTGGACTTAGTTCCCTTTATCACCAAACACAATCGTGCTGGGAAAGGTCAGGGAGTTCAACTTTTTCACTCTATCGAAGCATTAAAAGAGTATGTTTATGGAGACTCCTTTGAGGATCCAGTTGACGGCGTTACCCTCATTCAGCAGTATGTAGAAGCACCAGAGCCTTATATCGTACGACATGAATTCGTTGGCGGAAAGTTTCTATATGCTGTTAAAGTCGATACATCTGAGGGATTTGAATTGTGTCCTGCTGATGCTTGCACGATTGACGATATGTACTGCCCTACTGGAAAACAAGAAACAGGTGGAGCTAAGTTCGAGATTCTTGAAAGTTATCATCATCCGATCTTGGAGCAATATGAGGAATTTCTTCAAATAAATGATATCCAAGTTGCCGGAATCGAAGCCATTCAGGACCAAAGTGGACAGCTTTACACCTATGATGTCAACACGAATACAAACTATAACTCTGATGCTGAGGCCAAAGCGGATGTTTACGGAATGCTCGCACTTGCTAAGTATTTGGGTGAACAGCTTCATACCATTCAAAAGGTATGA
- a CDS encoding winged helix-turn-helix transcriptional regulator: protein MKKAGSEIDITLEVVCGKWKGLILWKLLHEKEVRFNELRRSIEGNISPRILSRELRKLMDDGLIERIDYGISPPRVEYRITTYGKTTSPFLKIMNDWGMEHKRLNATKKEMAQIINKDEPEVNHT from the coding sequence ATGAAGAAAGCAGGATCAGAAATTGATATTACCCTGGAGGTAGTATGCGGAAAGTGGAAAGGGCTCATTTTATGGAAGCTTCTCCACGAGAAAGAAGTGCGTTTCAATGAACTGCGCCGCTCCATTGAAGGCAATATATCACCGAGAATTTTATCACGAGAACTCCGAAAACTGATGGATGATGGATTAATCGAACGCATTGATTATGGGATTTCCCCTCCAAGAGTAGAATACCGAATTACTACATATGGAAAAACCACATCACCCTTCCTTAAAATTATGAATGATTGGGGTATGGAGCATAAGCGTTTGAATGCCACCAAAAAGGAAATGGCACAAATCATTAATAAAGATGAACCAGAAGTCAATCACACTTAA
- a CDS encoding Gfo/Idh/MocA family protein yields the protein MIRFGVIGTNFITESMIEAGQHVEHFELKAVYSRTEERAKEFAGKYGAELTFTSVEEMCGSEEVDAIYVASPNSFHAGQAITAMEHGKHVLCEKPIASNQREAARMIDVARTNHVLLMEAVKSTLMPGFVSIREQLHKIGTVRRFTGNFCKYSSRYDAYRDGTVLNAFNPDFSNGSLMDLGVYGVYPLVVLFGEPKSIKANGVRLASGVDGKGSILAEYEGLEAVITHSKINHSYAPSEIQGEEGVIMIPNISEPGNIKICYNDGSVDRLEEQNTHPPMYYELAEFVNLVQKGEIQSTVNSHKNTLIATQILQEARRQMGIKYPADEN from the coding sequence ATGATACGTTTTGGCGTTATCGGAACGAACTTTATAACAGAGTCAATGATCGAAGCAGGGCAGCATGTGGAACATTTTGAATTAAAAGCTGTCTATTCGAGAACAGAAGAACGAGCAAAAGAGTTTGCCGGGAAATATGGAGCTGAACTTACGTTTACCTCAGTCGAGGAAATGTGTGGTTCTGAAGAGGTCGATGCTATATATGTAGCCAGTCCAAACTCATTCCACGCCGGGCAGGCGATTACAGCAATGGAGCACGGGAAACATGTTTTATGTGAAAAACCTATAGCCTCCAACCAACGCGAAGCAGCTCGTATGATTGATGTGGCGAGAACCAATCACGTGCTTTTAATGGAAGCCGTAAAATCAACGTTGATGCCAGGCTTTGTCAGCATCCGAGAGCAGTTACATAAAATTGGAACAGTACGTCGTTTCACAGGGAACTTTTGTAAGTATTCCTCACGCTACGATGCTTATCGAGATGGAACGGTCCTCAATGCATTTAACCCTGATTTCTCCAATGGATCTTTGATGGATTTAGGTGTGTATGGGGTGTACCCTCTAGTAGTGCTGTTCGGAGAACCGAAGTCGATCAAAGCAAATGGAGTAAGGCTTGCTTCAGGTGTAGATGGAAAAGGTAGTATTCTGGCTGAATATGAAGGGTTGGAGGCTGTCATCACTCATTCGAAAATCAATCATTCTTATGCACCTTCTGAAATTCAAGGAGAAGAAGGGGTGATAATGATCCCAAATATTTCAGAACCAGGAAACATTAAAATTTGCTATAATGATGGGTCAGTTGATCGTCTTGAGGAGCAGAATACTCATCCGCCGATGTATTATGAGCTTGCGGAGTTTGTTAACCTGGTTCAAAAGGGTGAAATACAATCCACGGTCAACTCTCATAAAAACACGCTGATTGCTACACAGATTCTTCAAGAAGCAAGAAGACAAATGGGGATTAAATACCCCGCCGATGAAAATTAA